Genomic segment of Myxococcus stipitatus:
GATTGTCATATCAACGTGCGTCGGAAGGCTCGCGCGGACTTCTTCGAGCGCGAGTTGACACGGGCACGTGTCTGTCTTAACTATTCCTCATCATGAGGCCCGTCACTTTCATCGCTCAGCAGGTCGCGCGGATGTCCGCGCCCGCGGCGGACGTGTGCCTTGCCCCCCGTCACGAGGTTCTGCTCGACATTTGAGCTGGCGGGGCCGGAGTCCTTCCGGCGCGCGGGTGGCTGGTTCCCGTGTGCCGTGAAGCCCGGTCCCGCTCTGGCTCTGTGGCGGAGCCCTCGTCTGTCCACTCGTGTCCCTGAGCGGAGCTTCCTGTCCCTCCAGGGCGTGTCGCGCGAGCAGGCCTGACGGTCATCGCCGAGGTCCTCCAACCGGTTCCTTTCATCCATCACCGCCCGTGGGCCTCGCTGCCCGACGGGAACGGGAGTCTTCTATGTCTCGCCATACTCGCATCGAGCGCTACCGCAACATTGGCATCATGGCTCACATTGACGCGGGCAAGACGACGCTGACCGAGCGCGTCCTGTTCTTCACCGGTCGCATCCACGCCACGGGCGAGGTGCACAACGGCTCCACGGAGATGGACTGGCTGCCGCAGGAGAAGCAGCGCGGCATCACCATCACCTCCGCGGCCACCACCGCGTTCTGGTCTCCACGCCAAGGCCCCTCCGCGGGCACGGCCCATCGCATCAACATCCTGGACACGCCGGGGCACGTGGACTTCACCATCGAGGTGGAGCGCTCCCTGCGCGTGCTGGACGGCGCGGTGGCCGTGTTCGACTCGAGCCAGGGCGTGGAGCCCCAGTCGGAAGCCGTGTGGCGTCAGGCGGACCGCTATGGCGTTCCTCGCATCGCGTTCCTCAACAAGATGGACAAGGTGGGCGCGGACTTCGCCATGAGCCTGGCCTCCATCCGGGAGCGCCTGGGGGCTCGCCCCGTGGCGGTGCAGCTCCCGCTGGGCGCGGACGCGGAGTTCCGAGGACTGGTGGACCTGGTCCGCATGAAGACGGTGCTCTTCGACGGGGACGGCGGTGAGTACCGCGACGACCTCCCCGTGCCCGAGGACGTGCGCGCGCAGGCGGAGATGCTGCGCCTGCGGCTCATCGAGGCGGCGGCGGATATGGACGATGGGGTGATGGAGAAGTTCGTGAACGGGCGGTTGGACGAGGTCACGGAGGCGGAGCTCGTACGGGCCCTGCGCGCGGGCACGCTGTCGCGCACGCTGGTTCCCGTGCTCGCGGGGTCGGCCTTCAAGAAGAAGGGAGTGCAGATGTTGCTGGACGCCATCGTCAACTATCTCCCCGCGCCGTCCGACCTGCCGGCGGTGGAGGGCTTTGTCCCGGGCACGGAGAAGACCGTCATGCGAGAGCCCTCGGACGACGGCCCGCCCGCCGCGCTCGCCTTCAAGCTCATGAGCGACAAGAACGTGGGCAACATCGTCTTCCTGCGCGTGTACTCGGGCACGTTGCGCGCGGGCACCGTCCTGCTCAATCCCGCCACCGGCAAGCGGGAGCGCGTGGGCCGGCTGATGTTCATGCATGCCAATCGCCGGGAGGAAGTGGAGGAGGTCCATGCGGGAGACATCGCCGCGGCGCTCGGCATGAAGGGCGTGCGCACGGGAGACACGCTGAGCGACCCGGACGCCCCCGTGGTGCTGGAATCGCTCAGCTTCCCGGAGCCCGTGGTGCACCTGACCGTGGAGGCCAGGTCCCCCGCGGAGCTTCCGAAGTTGGAGGACGGCCTGCTTCGACTCGCGGCGGAGGACCCGTCGCTTCGCGTGGGCGTGGACCCGGAGAGCGGCCAGGTGCTGCTGTCCGGCATGGGTGAGCTTCACCTGGAGGTGGTCGTGGACCGGCTGAGGACCGAGTACGGCGTGGAGGCGCGCGTGGGACAGCCCAAGGTGGCCTACCGCGACACCGTCAAGCAGGCGGTGCGCCAGGAGTACCGCCATGTCCGTCAGACAGGCGGGCCCGGACAGTATGCGCGCGTGGTGCTGGACATCGCTCCAGCGGCGCGAGGCGCGGGGCTCGTCTTCGTGGACGACACGCGAGGCGGCTCCATTCCGAAGGAGCTGGTGCCGGCCATCCAGAAGGGCGTGGCGGGGGCCATGGAGCGTGGGGTGCGGGATGGAGTGGCGCTGGTGGACATGGAGGTGCGACTGGTGGACGGGGACACGCACGTGCGTGACTCCACGCCTCAGGCGTTCTCCCTGGCGGGCTCCCTGGCGGTCCAGGAGGCGGTGCGACGCGTGGGAGTCCAGGTCCTCGAGCCGGTGATGGATGTCGAAGTCACCACACCCGAGGAGTACGTGGGTGAGGTGCTCGGAGACCTGGCCGCGCGGCGCGGACGGGTGCAGGGAATGGAGACCCAGGGGCCCGCGCGCAGGGTGCTCGCCCGCGTGCCCATGGCCAGTCTGTTCGGCTACGTGACCAGCCTGCGAGGCCGCACGCAGGGGCGAGGCCAGGCGAGCATGCGCCTGGGCTCCTATGAGCCCCTGCCCGATGCACGGGCGTGATGTGAAGTGACAGGGGCCCCGGACGTTGGAATGTCCGGGGCTCCCAAAAACCTCTGTCAAGCCCTCGATTTCGCGCGACAACCGACCTCGAAGCGGGCAGGGTCCGCCGCACGATGTCGCGGAATGGGAGGGGGGACCTGCCCGTTCTCAGACGTTCTCAAGCGGGTCGGCCGGCCGGGCCGCACCGCGCACCGCCAGGCGCCCTCGGGTTTCAGCTCGAACGGGCACGCTGCGCGGGCTTCCTCGCCTGCCGGGGAAGCAGACTCAACTTGACTTAGGAATCCATGACTTTCGACGAATTGCAGCTTCACGACACCCTTCTGCGCGCAGTCAAGGCGGAGGGGTACACCACGCCGACGCCCATCCAAGCGAAGGCGATTCCCCACGCCCTGGCGGGGAAGGATGTGCTGGGGGTCGCCCAGACGGGCACGGGGAAGACGGCGGCCTTCGCCCTTCCGATTCTCCAGCGGTTGTCCGCCAAGGCGCCCGCGGGTGGCGCGCGGCCGGTGCGGTGTCTGGTCCTCACCCCGACGCGCGAGCTGGCGGGGCAGGTGGGCGAGAGCTTCATGACGTATGGGAAGAACCTTCCCCTGCGGCACGCGGTGATTTTCGGCGGGGTGGGGCAGGGCGCGCAGGTGCAGTCGCTCCAGCGGGGCGTGGACGTGCTGGTGGCGACGCCGGGCCGTCTGCTGGACCTGATGGACCAGGGCTATGTGTCGCTGCGCGCGCTCGAGGTGTTCGTGCTCGACGAGGCGGACCGCATGCTGGACATGGGGTTCATCCACGACGTGCGCAAGGTCATCAAGGCGCTGCCCTCCAAGCGGCAGACGCTCTTCTTCAGCGCGACGATGCCGCCGGAGATCGTCGACCTGTCGCGCAACCTGCTCACCGACCCGGTGCGCGTGGAGGTGACGCCGGTCTCCAGCACCGCGGAGACGGTGGCGCAGCAGGTGTTCTTCGTGGAGCGCGAGCAGAAGCGCGGGCTCCTGACGCACCTGCTCAAGGACGGAAAGATTTCGCGGGCGCTGGTCTTCACGCGCACCAAGCACGGCGCGAACCGGGTGGCCAAGCAGCTCGAGGGCTCCGGGGTGAGCGCCGCGGCGATTCACGGCAACAAGAGCCAGAACGCCCGTGAGCGCGCGCTGGACGAGTTCCGCTCCGGGACGCTCCGGGTGCTCGTGGCCACGGACATCGCGGCGCGTGGCATCGACATCGACGGGCTGAGCTTCGTCATCAACTACGACCTGCCCAACGTGCCGGAGCAGTACGTGCACCGCATCGGCCGCACGGGCCGCGCGGGAGCACAGGGCACGGCGCTGTCGTTCTGCGACGCCGAGGAGCGCGCGTACCTGCGCGACATCGAGCGGACCATCCGGCGCAGCGTGCCGGTGGTGGAGGACCATCCGTACCGCTCCGGTGTCGCGGCGCCGCGTCCGGGGGCTTCCGCTTCGGTGGAGGCGCCCGCGGCGCGTGGCTCGGGCCAGGGCATGCACGCGCGAGGCGGGCAGGGCGGTGGTGGTGGCCGGGGCAATGCGCCCGGTGGCAACGCTCGCCGTCGGCGGGGCGGCCGTGGGGGCGGTGGCGGTGGTGGCCAGGGACGTTCCGAGGGCAATCGCTCGGCGCGGCCGGGTGGCTCCGGGCAGGGGTCCAACCGGGGCGGCTCGCAGGCGCCTCGGGGGCCGAGTGCTCCGGCTCCGCGTCCCGCCGCGGCGGCTCCCGCGAAGGCGGCCGACCCGCTGCCTCCGCGACGCGAATCGCCGAAGTGGCTGTGAAGTGAAGGAGGATGCTCCAGGCTGTTCGCGATGAGGGCGAGTCACGGCCCCCGCGAGGGCCTGGAGTCCCGAGGCCGCCGAGGCGTGTGATGCGCCGGAGCGGCCCGCTGTCCCCTACGTCATCAGGCCCGCGGTCATGGGGCCGAGGTGAACGTGCTCGATGCGGTCCACTTCGAACTCCCGCACCGGGCCCGGGTCTCTCCACATCAATGCGTGGCCCTTGAGCCAGCTCAGGCGCTGGACGCGTCGGGCGAACCGCTCCTGCTCCTCGGGAGTCGACGGGCGCGGCGGCCCCAGCACGCGGCCCACGAGTCGAAGCGCGGGGGCTCGTTCGAAGCGCCCTTTGTAGAGCGACTGGAGCCAGAACAGCTTGCCGCTGTCCACCGCGAGGATGCTCACGCGGGGATCTCTCACGAGGTTCGCCGGGAGGCGGCGGGTGTAGAGCTCGAAGAAGAAGCCACGTCCAGGTCGGGTCAACAGCACCGAGCCGATGGGCGTGACGTGCGGTGCCCCTGTCCTGTCGACGCTGGCGATGGAGAAGTGGAGCGAGGTGGCGGTGGCCCTGGAGAAGAGGCGCCGGACGTCGGGCCACTGCTCCTCGATGGATGGTGCGGAGGGCGCGGGGGTGTTCATTCGCTCTCCCGAGTCGACATGGCGGCGATGGTGCCCTGCGCCACCGCGACCAGGGTCTCTCCCTGCTCGGTGAGCGCGACGATGTCGCAGTGGCAGACCGCCTGCCGCCGCCCCGCATGGAGCGCGCGGGCCCTGGCGATGAGCCGTGTGCCGAGCGCCGGGCGGAGGTAGTTGATCTTGAACTCCGATGTCACGACCGGCACCTGCATCGCCGAGCCCCCCGCGAACGTCAGGGCATTGTCGGCCAGGTAGCTGAGCACTCCGCCGTGCGCGAAGCCGTGCTGCTGGTGCAGCTCCACACGGAGCGGCAGCTCGAGCTCGGCCTCTCCTCGCTCGAAGCGCGTCAACCGCGTCCCCAGCAACGTGCTGAATGGCTGCTTCGCGAGGACCTGCTGTCCCAACTCCATGAGTGCGTCCATGGCACCCTCCCGATGAACTAGAATATCGTTCTAGAACCTTGTTCTAATGTAGGGTGCGCCCATGCGCAACCCGAGTCATCGGAGAGAAGAGGTCCTCAAGGCGGCGCTCGCGTGTTTCCTGGAGCTGGGCTTCGAGGGCACGACGATGGCGGCCATCCGGGAGCGCTCCGGGGCCAGCACGGGAAGCATCTACCACCTGTTCCCGAGCAAGGACGCCATCGCGGCGGCGCTCTACCTGGAGGTTCTGGGGGAGTACCAGGCGGGGGTATTGAAGGTGCTGGAGGCGCACGCGGGAGCGCGAGAGGGGACCGAGGCCCTCGTGCGGCACCATGTGGAATGGACGCTGGAGCGGCCGGATGCGACGCGCTTCCTCCTGGGGGCCCGAGGCGTCGCCGCCGTCGTCGCCGCCGAGGCGAGCATCACCGAGCGGAACAAGGGCTTCTTCCGTCAGGTGAAGGACTGGTGGCAGGGGCACGTGCGTGCGGGCGACTTCGAGGAGATGCCCTTCGAGCTCTTCCTCGCCATCCTGCGCGGCCCCGCACAGGAGCTGGTGCGGGACTGGGTGGCGGGGAGGACGAAGACGGACCTGCGCACGGCCATTCCGGTGCTCGCGAGGGCCGCGTGGCACGCCGTCGAGAAGCGGCCGGTGCGCGCACGGAAGTAGCGCTGTCTGGCTCGGTGCTTCAGCCAGACAGCGCGTCGAGCGGGTGCCGCGTTACGGCGCGCTCATCTCGAACCGGCTGATGATGGGGTAGTGGTCCGAGGTGTTGGTCCGATAGTCGGGGATGGCGGGCCGGATGACCTCGGTGGAGTTCAGCAGGTAATCCACGTCGAGCTCCTGGCTGATGAGCTGGTGGTCGATGAAGTCCCGGTAGGTCGCGGTGCTGCTGACGCCGGCGAGGGAGAGGGGCTCGGTGGTGAAGCGGTAGTCGGCTCCGTCGTCGACGAAGTTCGCGTAGGGCGAGGCGAAGTACTGGCTGGTCGCGGGATTGAGGGCGATGGAGGTGTCCACGTCGTCATTCCAGTCGCCGAGGACGATGACCCGGTCCGTGGGCAGGGATGCGTCCAGGTAGTTCTTCAAGGCGATGGAGGCGTCGGCCCGTCGCAAGTAGTCGGTGGTGGCGGTGGCCGCCTTCATGTGGAGCACGATGACCGTCAGGTCCACGGCGGTGCCGGAGCGCTGGACTCGCAGGTCGAGCCTGAGCGGGGGGCGGGAGGCGAACAGGTACTTCACCTCGGGAAGGATGAGCTCCGCGCCGAGCACCTGCACCCGGTTCTTCTTGAAGAGCACGCCCACTTTCTGGGCGAAGGGCGAGTAGTGGAGCTCACCGCCGGACACCCGGGAGCTGTCCGCGAGGAAGCCGTCGTAGTCAGGGAGGAGGGCCTTCAGCCTGTTGAAGTGCTCCGTGTTGACCACCTCGACCAGTCCCCAGATGTCCACGTCGGCGTCGGAGAGGACCTTCCGGACGTTGGTGAGCTGGAGCTCATCGTCGGAGGGGCCATTGGCCATGTCGCCGAACCACTCGATGTTCCAGTTCCCCACCGACACGGGGACGCGGGGGTGTCCGTCCTCGGGGAACACCACCAGGACCCAGGGCACATCGATCTTGGCGCCGAGGGAGTCCTGGAGCTGGAGCGTGAGCGCATGGACGCCGTGGACCTCTGGCCGGCCAGACAGGGTGCCCGTGGTGTCCAGCGTGAGGCCTCGGGGCAGTGCGCCGGAAATCACCGACCAGCTCAAGGGGGGCTTGCCGCCCGTGGCGGTGAGGGTGTGGCTGACCCTGGTGCCCACGTAGAGGTCGCTCACGTCCGTGTTGCCTGCCGCCAGCTGAGGGAAGACCTTGAGGGGATAGGCGGCGGTGTCCGAGCTTCCGTTCGCGTCGCGTACATGGACGATGACCTGGAAGTCGCCGGGCTCGGAGGCGGGGCCGATGAGTCGTGCCTCGCCGCTCGTGATGGTGGAGAAGCCGGGCGGCGGCGTCAGCGTGTAGTGCAGGGGCGGCTTGCCGCCGGTGGCGGTGATGACCGCCTCGTAGTCCATGCCGACGCTGGTGGGCGCCAGCTGGAGCTCGGCCAGCTTCGGCCCCTCGAGCTCGACGCAGGCGGAGGCAAGGAGGAGGAGCGAGAGCAATCCCGCCCAGGACACGGCGCGGGGGCGGGGAGACCTCGACGGGACATGTGACAGGGTGTTGCGAGTCATGCGGGTGCCTCGACGCGAAGAGCCACCTCCCGGAGCGCGCGGTCGAACGTGTCCGATGCGCGTTCCGGCGAGGGGCGGGGTGGTCGAGGAGAAAATCCCGCATCCGCCGGAGCGAGGGTTCACCCGGCGGGCACTGTTCCATCATGGTTCAATCACGCTGCTTTTGAATCAGGATGGCGTTTGTAGCAACGGGAAGGGGCCCCGCGTCGCGGCGGGCGGGGCCCCAGGGGACTACATGTTCCTGCGGTACTGGCCGCCCACCTCGTACAGCGCACGAGAGAGCTGGCCGAGCGTGCAGACCTTACAGGCGTCCATCAGCGCGGCGAAGATGTTGCCGTTGTCGAGGGCCGCGCGCTTCACGGCCTCCAGCGCGCGAGGCGCTGTCTCCGCGTTGCGCTTCCAGAAGGCGTCGCGAGACGTGATGGCGTAGTCCTTCTCCTCCGTCGTCGCGCGAATCACCTCCGGTGGCGTCACCGTCGGAGAGCCCTTCGGGTCCAGGAACGTGTTCACCCCGATGATGGGCAACGAGCCGTCGTGCTTCAGCGTCTCGTAGTACAGCGACTCCTCTTGGATCTTGGACCGCTGGTACATGCGCTCCATCGCGCCCAGCACGCCGCCGCGCTCGGAGATGGCGCGGAACTCCGCCAGCACCGCCGCCTCCACCAGGTCCGTCAGCTCCTCGACCACGAACGAGCCCTGGTTGGGGTTCTCGTTCTTCGCCAGCCCGAACTCCTTGTTGATGATGAGCTGGATGGCCAAGGCGCGCCGCACGCTCTCCTCGGTGGGCGTGGTGATGGCCTCGTCGTACGCGTTGGTGTGCAGCGAGTTGCAGTTGTCGTTGAGCGCCAACAACGCCTGGAGCGTGGTCCGGATGTCGTTGAAGGCAATCTCCTGCGCGTGCAGGGACCGGCCCGACGTCTGGATGTGGTACTTCAGCTTCTGCGAGCGGTCATTGCCGCCGTACTTGTCCCGGATGGCCTTCGCCCAGATGCGGCGCGCCACGCGGCCGAGCACCGTGTACTCGGGGTCCATCCCGTTCGAGAAGAAGAACGAGAGGTTGGGCGCGAAGTCGTCGATGTCCATCCCGCGCGACAGGTAGTACTCGACGAAGGTGAAGCCATTGGCCAGCGTGAAGGCCAGCTGGGAGATGGGGTTCGCCCCCGCCTCCGCGATGTGGTAGCCGGAGATGGACACCGAGTAGAAGTTCCGCACCTTCTTGTCGGTGAAGTACTGCTGGATGTCGCCCATCAGCCGCAGCGCGAACTCCGTCGAGAAGATGCAGGTGTTCTGCGCCTGGTCCTCCTTCAGGATGTCCGCCTGCACCGTGCCGCGGACCTGCTGCAGCGTCGACGCGCGAATCTTCTCGTACACGTCCTTGGGCAGCACCTCGTCGCCGGACACGCCGAGCAGCAGCAACCCCAGCCCGTCGTTCCCCTGCGGCAGCTCACCCTGGTAGCGCGGACGCGGCACGCCTCGCGCCTTGTAGAGGTCGTCGATCTTCTTCTCGACCTCATCCACCTGGTTGTTGGCGCGAATCCACTTCTCGCACTGCTGGTCCACGGCCGCGTTCAGGAAGAACCCGAGCAGCATCGGCGCGGGGCCGTTGATGGTCATCGACACCGACGTCGCCGGGTCCGCCAGGTCGAAGCCCGAGTAGAGCTTCTTCGCGTCGTCCACGTTGGCGATGGACACACCGGAGTTGCCCACCTTGCCGTAGATGTCCGGCCGGTGGTCCGGGTCCTCGCCGTACAGCGTGACGGAGTCGAACGCCGTCGACAGTCGCTTGGCGGGCAGTCCGCGCGAGACGTAGTGGAAGCGCTTGTTCGTGCGCTCCGGGCCACCTTCACCCGCGAACATGCGCGCCGGGTCCTCACCCTCGCGCTTGAGCGGGAAGACGCCCGCGGTGAACGGGAACGCCCCCGGCGCGTTCTCCCGCAGCAACCACAGGAGGATGTCGCCCCAGTCCTCGTAGCGGGGGAGGGCGATCTTCGGGATGCGCAGATGCGACAGCGTCTCCGTGAACAGGTCCAGCTCGATGACCTTGTCGCGGACCTGGTACTGGTACTTGGAGGCCGCGTAGCGGCGCTTCGTCGCGGGCCACTCACTCAAGAGCTTGCGGCAGTTCGGGTCCAGCCGCGACTCGAGGTCCTTGTACAGGTCCACCAGCTCGCTCAGGTACGCAGGCTCGCCCTCGACGCGCTCGGTGACCTGGACGACGTCGGACGTGTCCCTGGGCTCGACGATCTCCAGCCGCTTCTTGCCGACGTTGTTGCGCAGCGCCTCGATGGTGCCGTGGAGCTGGTACATCCGCCGCGCCACCGCCGCCTGAGCACGCGCGAACTTGTCGTAGGCCTCACACGTCTCGACGATCTCCGCGAGATACCGCGTGCGGTCGGGCGGGATGATCCACTTCTTCTCGCTCATGCCCGGCGTCGGCTCCTGGTGCGACTGGAGCGGC
This window contains:
- the fusA gene encoding elongation factor G; its protein translation is MSRHTRIERYRNIGIMAHIDAGKTTLTERVLFFTGRIHATGEVHNGSTEMDWLPQEKQRGITITSAATTAFWSPRQGPSAGTAHRINILDTPGHVDFTIEVERSLRVLDGAVAVFDSSQGVEPQSEAVWRQADRYGVPRIAFLNKMDKVGADFAMSLASIRERLGARPVAVQLPLGADAEFRGLVDLVRMKTVLFDGDGGEYRDDLPVPEDVRAQAEMLRLRLIEAAADMDDGVMEKFVNGRLDEVTEAELVRALRAGTLSRTLVPVLAGSAFKKKGVQMLLDAIVNYLPAPSDLPAVEGFVPGTEKTVMREPSDDGPPAALAFKLMSDKNVGNIVFLRVYSGTLRAGTVLLNPATGKRERVGRLMFMHANRREEVEEVHAGDIAAALGMKGVRTGDTLSDPDAPVVLESLSFPEPVVHLTVEARSPAELPKLEDGLLRLAAEDPSLRVGVDPESGQVLLSGMGELHLEVVVDRLRTEYGVEARVGQPKVAYRDTVKQAVRQEYRHVRQTGGPGQYARVVLDIAPAARGAGLVFVDDTRGGSIPKELVPAIQKGVAGAMERGVRDGVALVDMEVRLVDGDTHVRDSTPQAFSLAGSLAVQEAVRRVGVQVLEPVMDVEVTTPEEYVGEVLGDLAARRGRVQGMETQGPARRVLARVPMASLFGYVTSLRGRTQGRGQASMRLGSYEPLPDARA
- a CDS encoding methylmalonyl-CoA mutase family protein, whose amino-acid sequence is MRNVQLTPVPGPYKPRFHVRIVTAASLFDGHDAAINVMRRLMQASGAEIIHLGHNRSVAEIVDCAIQEDAQGIAITSYQGGHVEFFKYMIDLLKQRGANIKVFGGGGGTILPSEIDELHAYGVTRIYSPDDGRSMGLQGMIDHLISECDFEKRPADFAPVAAAMPVREPMKLASLITIAENFASAGDALRDAMTKLSAKKPRVPVLGITGTGGAGKSSLVDELVRRFLADFPDKTLAVLSVDPSKRKTGGALLGDRIRMNAIDNPRVYMRSMATRQSNLALSKHVGDSIEVCKAAGFDLIVVETSGIGQSDTEITEHSDVALYVMTAEYGAATQLEKIDMLDFADVIAINKFDKRGSLDALRDVRKQWKRNHNAFATADDAVPVYGTIASQFNDPGMNQLYRAIVDAVVRKTGAPLQSHQEPTPGMSEKKWIIPPDRTRYLAEIVETCEAYDKFARAQAAVARRMYQLHGTIEALRNNVGKKRLEIVEPRDTSDVVQVTERVEGEPAYLSELVDLYKDLESRLDPNCRKLLSEWPATKRRYAASKYQYQVRDKVIELDLFTETLSHLRIPKIALPRYEDWGDILLWLLRENAPGAFPFTAGVFPLKREGEDPARMFAGEGGPERTNKRFHYVSRGLPAKRLSTAFDSVTLYGEDPDHRPDIYGKVGNSGVSIANVDDAKKLYSGFDLADPATSVSMTINGPAPMLLGFFLNAAVDQQCEKWIRANNQVDEVEKKIDDLYKARGVPRPRYQGELPQGNDGLGLLLLGVSGDEVLPKDVYEKIRASTLQQVRGTVQADILKEDQAQNTCIFSTEFALRLMGDIQQYFTDKKVRNFYSVSISGYHIAEAGANPISQLAFTLANGFTFVEYYLSRGMDIDDFAPNLSFFFSNGMDPEYTVLGRVARRIWAKAIRDKYGGNDRSQKLKYHIQTSGRSLHAQEIAFNDIRTTLQALLALNDNCNSLHTNAYDEAITTPTEESVRRALAIQLIINKEFGLAKNENPNQGSFVVEELTDLVEAAVLAEFRAISERGGVLGAMERMYQRSKIQEESLYYETLKHDGSLPIIGVNTFLDPKGSPTVTPPEVIRATTEEKDYAITSRDAFWKRNAETAPRALEAVKRAALDNGNIFAALMDACKVCTLGQLSRALYEVGGQYRRNM
- a CDS encoding DEAD/DEAH box helicase, yielding MTFDELQLHDTLLRAVKAEGYTTPTPIQAKAIPHALAGKDVLGVAQTGTGKTAAFALPILQRLSAKAPAGGARPVRCLVLTPTRELAGQVGESFMTYGKNLPLRHAVIFGGVGQGAQVQSLQRGVDVLVATPGRLLDLMDQGYVSLRALEVFVLDEADRMLDMGFIHDVRKVIKALPSKRQTLFFSATMPPEIVDLSRNLLTDPVRVEVTPVSSTAETVAQQVFFVEREQKRGLLTHLLKDGKISRALVFTRTKHGANRVAKQLEGSGVSAAAIHGNKSQNARERALDEFRSGTLRVLVATDIAARGIDIDGLSFVINYDLPNVPEQYVHRIGRTGRAGAQGTALSFCDAEERAYLRDIERTIRRSVPVVEDHPYRSGVAAPRPGASASVEAPAARGSGQGMHARGGQGGGGGRGNAPGGNARRRRGGRGGGGGGGQGRSEGNRSARPGGSGQGSNRGGSQAPRGPSAPAPRPAAAAPAKAADPLPPRRESPKWL
- a CDS encoding TetR/AcrR family transcriptional regulator codes for the protein MRNPSHRREEVLKAALACFLELGFEGTTMAAIRERSGASTGSIYHLFPSKDAIAAALYLEVLGEYQAGVLKVLEAHAGAREGTEALVRHHVEWTLERPDATRFLLGARGVAAVVAAEASITERNKGFFRQVKDWWQGHVRAGDFEEMPFELFLAILRGPAQELVRDWVAGRTKTDLRTAIPVLARAAWHAVEKRPVRARK
- a CDS encoding PaaI family thioesterase → MDALMELGQQVLAKQPFSTLLGTRLTRFERGEAELELPLRVELHQQHGFAHGGVLSYLADNALTFAGGSAMQVPVVTSEFKINYLRPALGTRLIARARALHAGRRQAVCHCDIVALTEQGETLVAVAQGTIAAMSTRESE
- a CDS encoding endonuclease/exonuclease/phosphatase family protein; its protein translation is MTRNTLSHVPSRSPRPRAVSWAGLLSLLLLASACVELEGPKLAELQLAPTSVGMDYEAVITATGGKPPLHYTLTPPPGFSTITSGEARLIGPASEPGDFQVIVHVRDANGSSDTAAYPLKVFPQLAAGNTDVSDLYVGTRVSHTLTATGGKPPLSWSVISGALPRGLTLDTTGTLSGRPEVHGVHALTLQLQDSLGAKIDVPWVLVVFPEDGHPRVPVSVGNWNIEWFGDMANGPSDDELQLTNVRKVLSDADVDIWGLVEVVNTEHFNRLKALLPDYDGFLADSSRVSGGELHYSPFAQKVGVLFKKNRVQVLGAELILPEVKYLFASRPPLRLDLRVQRSGTAVDLTVIVLHMKAATATTDYLRRADASIALKNYLDASLPTDRVIVLGDWNDDVDTSIALNPATSQYFASPYANFVDDGADYRFTTEPLSLAGVSSTATYRDFIDHQLISQELDVDYLLNSTEVIRPAIPDYRTNTSDHYPIISRFEMSAP
- a CDS encoding pyridoxamine 5'-phosphate oxidase family protein; amino-acid sequence: MNTPAPSAPSIEEQWPDVRRLFSRATATSLHFSIASVDRTGAPHVTPIGSVLLTRPGRGFFFELYTRRLPANLVRDPRVSILAVDSGKLFWLQSLYKGRFERAPALRLVGRVLGPPRPSTPEEQERFARRVQRLSWLKGHALMWRDPGPVREFEVDRIEHVHLGPMTAGLMT